In Treponema primitia ZAS-2, a genomic segment contains:
- the proC gene encoding pyrroline-5-carboxylate reductase: MAITIACIGSGNMGSALMKGAVKIIGGENISFTDPNQEKAQALADEIGARVFPSNYDAVKDAEFVFLAVKPQVLGTVLEEIAPALQMRIEEKKPAILVSMAAGWTIRKIQILLDVGSTAKLMGPDWAEANPALTKPVPVVRIMPNTPALISQGVIAMAASPQVPEETLAELERLLSSTGIVDRIDESYMDAVTGLSGSGPAFVYLFIEALADGGVQAGLPRDKALRYAAQTVLGAAAMVKETGKHPGELKDMVTSPAGTTIAGVAALENGRFRGTVINAVEAAYKRSKQLG, encoded by the coding sequence ATGGCTATAACTATCGCCTGTATAGGCAGCGGCAATATGGGAAGCGCCCTGATGAAAGGGGCCGTTAAAATCATCGGGGGCGAAAATATCAGCTTTACCGACCCGAATCAGGAAAAAGCCCAAGCCCTGGCGGATGAAATTGGGGCCAGGGTGTTCCCCTCCAACTATGATGCGGTTAAAGATGCGGAGTTTGTCTTTCTTGCCGTAAAGCCCCAGGTGCTAGGGACGGTTCTGGAAGAGATTGCCCCGGCTTTGCAAATGCGGATCGAGGAGAAGAAGCCGGCGATCCTGGTCTCCATGGCTGCGGGATGGACCATCAGGAAAATCCAGATCCTCCTGGATGTGGGCAGCACGGCCAAACTCATGGGCCCCGACTGGGCCGAGGCAAATCCGGCGCTGACCAAACCTGTGCCGGTGGTGCGGATCATGCCAAATACCCCAGCCCTTATCTCCCAGGGGGTCATCGCCATGGCCGCTTCACCCCAGGTCCCGGAGGAAACCCTGGCGGAACTGGAACGCTTACTCAGTTCCACAGGAATTGTGGATCGTATTGATGAAAGTTATATGGATGCGGTAACCGGCCTCTCCGGTTCCGGGCCGGCCTTCGTGTACCTGTTCATTGAAGCCCTGGCGGATGGTGGGGTTCAGGCCGGGCTGCCCCGGGACAAGGCCCTGCGCTATGCCGCCCAGACGGTTCTGGGCGCTGCCGCCATGGTTAAGGAAACGGGCAAACATCCGGGGGAACTCAAGGACATGGTAACCTCCCCCGCTGGGACCACCATAGCCGGAGTAGCCGCCCTGGAAAACGGCAGGTTCCGGGGCACAGTGATAAACGCCGTGGAAGCGGCCTACAAGCGGTCAAAGCAACTGGGTTGA